The window AAGCAACTTATGTGCTTGAAATTCAAACTGATTGATTGATTTGGTGCCGTATTGTTTTTGCAGTACATGGGGGGATTCGTTCTTCTTGTTGATCCAGAATGTTATCATAGGATTTCTGATTCAGGTGTGTCAAATTGACATCAATACAATAACAATCTTATCCGATTTTTTTGGTGATATTGCAAGACATGAGTTTCATCTGATTCCCTTAATTGCAGTATTACAATGGCAAAACTGCAACAGGAGCCGTGTTCATAGGAATGCTTGCCATTATCGTATACGTCTTGGCTAGTGGTCTAACTCCTCTCAGATACCTTGCAACATTGCAAGCAGCTAATATGCCAGCAGTCGTGGTCTCAAAGGTAATTACTAATCAGTATTATTTCTTGCTTGCggagcattttgtttttatgcataaCGGCAGCAATGGTTCCGGTGCCATTAAGGAAGTAGAAGCATTCTGAAACACCATACATAACATTTTGTATAAATAATTATGTACTCTGCATAACACACGGTAGCTTCTATTGCTCTATGACACAACAGCCTTTAATGCGTTTTTCAGCGGCAAATTTGTTGCATTTGTCATTTATTTACAACCACTGTACTTCGTAAAAATTGCAGTGTGATGTGATGTCTCCTGTCAGCAAACTCCGATCGCAAAATAtatatgtcaaaatattgtaacCGCTAGATGATGACAGAGAGGTATTCGTTTGCAGCGTTATGGTTTCATTTTCCATAAGACGTGAAAAGGCTCTTTTCGTAAGCAGTTCTTTGGTTGTTGTAGTCTTTTTCAAAGAGGAATAATTAGCGTTGTGGAAGACATGTAAGCGCGGTATTCATTGTGAATTTTCATGTAAGTTTACTAGACCACTAACAACGCGAAACCTTGCCTTAATGTAAGTACGCTATATCTTTGCTTGAAGTCCGCTAGATGGCATGAAAGCTTAGTTTTGATTACTGTGGTTTTATGTATACTAAGGATTCTTTTGCTTGTGACGAACTTTCGTATTGCTTAATACGTAATAGCAAAGACTCGTTAAAACGTAACTAAAACGACGGTTGTGTATTCGACGCCGCAGAATATGAATGTTATCAAAACAACAACGTGGTAGTCACAATTCTTACCTAATAATCCCTacattaataaatatttaggAAGCATTTTACACCGAACAACCCCTTAAAGACAAAACTCGATTATTTTCAACGTAAGTCGAGCTCGAAATCGTTAATTTTCATCACAAATCGCATCAACTTCCGACCGCGCGTTCATTGTGCAAATGTGATCAAACATCTGGATAACATGATGAAGCACAATGCCAGTTGATGCTAAAATTGTAAAGCACGGCACGTTTAAATCGTATCAAATATAGTGGCAAGTAATAACACGACTACAATGGTCTTGTTTAGAGCGCCCACACTGCAAGCCCCATGTGAACGTAGCAGATGAAAATTTTCCCAGGGTCAGCATCTTTTGTTCTTGGCTGGGTTTAATTCACCCGACCCCTTTAACCCAAACCTCAGATACGGACCCCTATAATTTAGACCCTGCTTGAAACAGAGATAAGGCTTAATTGAACATGGTATTCGTGCGTGTTTACCGCTAGGATTTTCCTAATTTCAATCCATCGTTGTTCTCTCGTTGCGTTTCAGTAGAAGCAAAGACGAGTGACTTTGAATAGAATATCTGACTTCGGTTAAGTGGAAATTCCTTCCTTTTGTCTTGTCCAATCCATTTCGAATTTTAGCTGATAACTACGTCAACCGGCCCTTCACTGGCcgataaaataaattgcaggcgtgcaagtttttgcaatttaatcGCACCTTCCGAAGTACAGCCCGCTATTCCATTGTTGCCCACAAAATCTGCTATCCACTTCCATTAACGGCAATGCAAGATGCTCTGTATGCAGTTGCTGGCAGATACGACGTGTTGTACGATTTATGCGCATAAGGACATGAAAATTTTGGGTGAAATTTCTCAGATTTCTATTCAAGATTCCCAAGTTGGTCCGTAGAAAAGATTCATAAGCCAGTCTTTTTTTGTGAACTTTTAAGCGTTGAAAACTACGCTATAAAGAGTTTCAATGGACCCCTATTCCAATGTTACTATAAGTTGGACATTATATTAGTATTACGTCATCGCTTTGAAAGCTCTGTCGTCCGTGCGTGACGTGTCGTACTCTGTCAAGCAAGATGCAAGGGTGACATCTTTGAGCTTTTATTGCCCTTGTCGTGGTCCATGTGCCCCCTCTTTCATCTGCATTCTAGCGCAGATCCTCAGCCTTTGTTCTTCGCTGCTTGCTTGTCACATCACGTCACAGGAATTGAGCGCGCGTGCCCTAGGAAAAGCACGTCCCCACCCGCCCTTTTAGCACGAATGTATGGCGCGCTACCCACTCCAAATTGCCCCGGCTTTTGCCCTGGCCTTTGTTCCAGTGTAACATTACCCCGTTCACCCGTTTGCTGTCAGTGCTTGAGCAAGTTTCCGATcgcttttttcaaaacagcaTGGCTGCTTCCATTATGGCGTATTACTTTGTCGTAATGCTCCACTTGAACTGCGCGATTTGTTACTTGGTGTGTTGCACAACGCCAGCTGTAGTTATGGACACAAATATGTTTGGTTTCTCCTCTGATTTTTACCTGAGTCGCAATCTTATAATGTTAATGTGTACCCGCGCTATCTTTGACGAAAACGCCAAGATATTTATTCAGTCCCTCCTCATTCAGTGATGACGTTTACGACGTCTCCGTGAATGAACTGAAGATCCGCGGAAATTTTCCCCGCTGTTCGTAACCCAACTCGGTTTTCCTTCACGCATGAAAGCATATGCAAGTAGCTACCTGAGATGTTTTGCCTCACGTGGGAAACAAAAAGGGCCGAGACGCGTATAGATGATGCCAGCGAGTAAACGCCCCTGCACTGGGGCCCTGCATTCTTGGCACTTCCGAGCGAAGTTTTACCAACAAACGCGTCATTGACTTTACGATTATCTCCGAATAATGAATTTTCTGACGATTTTtgagtttttgtaaaaatcgcGTACCGTACATGTTGATGCATTTATATACAATTCACCTTTACCGTAGATACTGATTAGAAAAGTGTTGCGTAGGCGCTACGAAATGGCCCCGTTTACCGTAGAGGTATCAATATGTCAGGTGATGTAGTAATCGCTGGACCTGCTATTATCCCGATTTAGAAACAAACCATTGCAAATGGGGACCCACGGTAAGACCTAATTTCAATGATTGACTGGGAACAGCCAGGTGAGGGCATACCCTGGCAATTTTCAACCCCCAGTCGCGTGTAATAGCGGGGTATGTATGACGTCATGAAACGGGCTCATATTTTATGAGTAAGGTCGGTAATTGGTTGTGAGCGGGCGTTCCGCATCAATGAGCACAGTCGCATCGCAGCCGCGAAACACTTTTCACAATCCCGCGCTTAAAATTCAAACAAGGGTTTTAAGTAATGACATATAAACGCCTTGTTATTGCTGCATAACGAGGAGCTTAATCCCTTCGAAAAACCATGTCGTGTTTGCTGTGTTATATTTCCTACAAATTGGACCCAATTGCAATAGTCATAGCGTCAATGGCCCGTATCCTATAGTTCACTCCATTCTACGAAATTTTGCTCATCTTCCACGTTCTGACTATGAGAGACTTCCTAATGTCAAGGAGACGTCATGCTATTTTCTTTTCCGCTGGAATCTGGGACCACACGCGCTTCGATATAAtgtttattatgacgtaataataacCCCTTGCGTCGCCTTGTCACGTGATGTAAGTTGTACCTGAGTTAGTTTCATAATTACAAGTGCTTGTATGTATTCCCACATATTTATGTGTGCCCTTACAAAATCATCTTTTGATTCGTTGCTTTAATAACACGCGACAAATAGCGCTTTCGTTACAATTGACACAATCGCGTACATGcacacaaaacaaaacgttGCGTCACGTTGCGTGATTGTGGAAGTAGCGATCTAGTCTTAAGCTCAACTATTTTGTCTCAATCCTAGTTCTCACGATTCCACGAGCTCAAATAACCAGATACGAAACCGCGATTATAACATTTCGCCCGAGTTCGCGCAATTTTTTCCCGTCAGGTGCTCATTAGCGGTCGATCCCGGAGCTAAATTTGCCCCTTGCAATTTTCTTATAATCAGGAAAATTGCACCGTACGCGGGGTGGCGTGGTTCGCAACCCTGTCTCACGATATTTCGCGCgatgttttattttggttgAGGAGAAAATCCTATCccaaagtaaaattaaatgtGATTGTCATTGCCAATGCGTCAGtggtttaaaagttttaattgtCCGAAAAGTGTGTGCCCACGTCACTCAATTTCGCTAATTTCAATTCGTGACCTGGGTCTAGCATTTTGGGTTCTTTGATTTCaaaatgctttgaaatttTCTCCAAATCGCATTATAGGTGACTatgtttttataatatttcgCCGTTTGGTATTTGATGGCTTACCTGTGGGTTAAAACCCCGCTGTGTGACGTAGCCTTACCCCAGTTCAGTTGTGTTTCGTTTAATCTCTGCTTTTGATCATCCCAGATTAAAACAACAGCGCCGCCTTTCAAAAACAACACGAATTCTTGTGTTTGGATTGGAAATTTACATTAGGCGATCGGCGACATTACATAAGTTATTGGGGCAAACTGTACGCCGTGCCCGTCAATTCGGATATGGAACACTTAAGTACTTTTTTTATCTCCAAACCTCGTCCTAGACGGCAAGTGTTGACCCTTTTTTAAACTTGTCCATTCACATGTTGATGATGTTTATAAAGCCTGATGAAAGTCAAGATAACCGTTTGTAAAACTCGACGAACGATTATTACTTAAGAGCAGCTAAATTTTCTCCTGGGCGAATTTCATACGAAGGCCTTCTGACCCCAATATGGACAGTCTGCGAGCGTAGTTTTGtgtcaataaaaaaaagtagataaaaaatgtaaaatttgatAGAATTgtgctgttttaaaaaaatgtcaatAAAACCGTACATTGCATTGTGAAAGTTCCCACGCTTGTCAGAGCCGAGATTATTaggttttttcatttttatcagCCTCCAAAACGgtgaatttgttatttttatttattacacgTTCACGTTGCATGAAGTGCGTTCCTTTCTTGCATTCCACGGTTACTTTAAACTAAAGCTTATCTTGTCTTGTGACGGAAGTCTATTATTTCGTCACCATGATTCATAATAGGACTCCAGGTCACGGGGTTTGGTGTGGTCCATCTAGCTGGTGATGATGCCAGGTTTcttgtgtttacttttttcGACAAATGAGccattaaattaaaagtttctCTATTTTCCTACCGTGTTTCTAGCCAGTAAATTATGGGACCATTGATATTTTTTCAGTATAATAACGAAAAACTTCGCCTCGTTTTACTGCGCACTATGTATAATTCGTTGTTTATTTCTCAACGTCATAAACTCTTATTTGACTTTgtacaaaaaacaagtttatacAAAGTTTTAGCCTTTTCGTAGTAGCGACATTTTACATTATTCTCCCTTATATGGCTTCCTAACTTAAAGATCCAATCTCGTCAAGGGGtagtttattatttaaacacAACTCAAGTGTCTGTTTTTTTGGCTGCTGCGAATCCTAAAGCCTGCTGAGCGCGCCTACCGCTTCGGACAGAGGATTCTGAAATCCAGTTCGCGCCGATCAAATCCGGTTTTGGCCCAATGCCCTCAAGCTTCCTTCCTTAGCGCCCAGATCGTCCATTCAGCACGTTCATCTTGTACTGACTGTTGATACAGCCGCGTTTCGCGTCGAGTTCTTGCGCCGTAAGCCTTCGAACTTTcatatttccaaaattttgGTATTAAGGTTGATAAACAATCTGGCAAAGTGTATTATGTAGGATTGTCAGTGACCTGACCAAAACTAACTTAACCTGCCCGGTTGGAAAGATCTTACGCTGGGTTGTGCCGAACATCTTAAGGCGAATAACAGTCGCGAAATCTTGACGCCttgaaatcataaaatttgtaattaataagtgaattaattttgaaagtgAGTTCACCCAAacttaatactataattcaatTGATGTGTAACCGTACggtgttttgttttaaggAGCATTTGGACGCATTTTTATTGGTGGAATCCACACtcattgaaatgtttttattgcacAAATTTTCCGTTACTTGGAACTGAATGTTTACcatgatttaaatttttctcaTGGACTACCGTCGTAACACAAggcattgttacatcacaaactACCTGGGCCTTCCGTGCGGCGTCGATAAAATAATGCGATTAAATGATCTTGGCGCCACGAGCTCCTTTGCTAAGGTGTGGGTGGCCCCGAAAACTTAAGTGCCATTCCGGATTGAAAAAGGTGCGCAGAGTCCATTAAAATTGTCCCAAAGAATTATTTATCGCGTCGGAAATTACTTAGAGCTTAAAAAAGTCAATTTAGCCAAATACTTAAACTTTATTCGTCGACTTTAGAACATTTACTACCCCGGACAAAAATTGATTAAACTTGTCTTGTTGATTCGTTTATATTGAAGCTTGTGTCCATTGTCTCAACCTTAATGAAATGTCAAAAGCAATTTCTCCAAGACTTTAAAGTGACCATTTCCTTGTTTAAGAGTCGATATCTACTCAGACCCAACACAGTCAATTAGAAAAATGGTTACGATCTAACATTCGTTTCAGTCTGGATCAAGACTACGCACGAAAGCCTAATGCGACACTTCATGCCTCACTGCACACCAAGTTGGCCATGACGTAACCCGATATCAAACACGTGGTCAGTTACGTCAGAGAAAATATTACTTTCGTAATTATTCGTGGTCGCGTTCTAGAAGCAACCAAAATTTGGCTTGAAAAACTCCTACCTTTTCTATTGTTCCATGGCCATTTACGCTGCGAACAAATCATAGTCTCAAAACAATTACATCACTGACATAATGTCACATCTAGACGGGAGTCATTTGTTCCTGGGGTGTAGTTACATTGATAGTGACGCGCTGTTTTGCAAGTTTGGTGACTTTTAACAGACACTGATACCAAGTTTTTACGAAACAAATCTGCGTACGTTGAAACTGAAACTTTCCGTATTACGAAATATTGTTGGTGTTTTGTGGCGTCTGAATTCATTTTGTAATGATATGAccttttatgatgtcataatatgAAATGTGACGAAAGAATGTATTGGTTCTGGCCAGATGCGAATCATGGCATGGCTGGCAAGCCTGTCCCCGGTCTATAAATACGCGGAGAAGGAAAAAAGAAACCTTCTGTCGccattttcaattaaaattgtcGTTCTGCTCCATTTCTTTTGATGGATTTATTGAAAACAGCCCACTGCGCTTGTGTAAAGTTGACTTTTAAAAGAGGGACATCGAAAACAAAGACGTCACGAGTACATTGTGACTTctggaaaacattttcattaagCTAGGGAGCTACGTAATTGTTGTATAACTTGTGTCTTAATAGTTAAAAGCATAacgtttgtttcttttttagcTTGTTCAAGCATTCGACAACTACAAAAATGGCCATACCGGACAACTTTCAGTCATAACGGTTTTCCTTCTATTTAACGGTTCTCTAGCTCGTATCTTTACATCGATCCAAGAAACCGGCGATAATTTGATCATTCTCAACTACGTAGTGTCGTCAATTTGCAACGGCATAATAGGCTTGCAGGTTTgtatgttacgtcacaatcgtTTCTGTTATGTCATAAATTATCTCCTGTCTCGACGCCGTTGCTTTGTTGCTCACTTAGTCGCCGAAATTTCGCGACAAGATGCTCGGAAGGCAATGATCAGATATGTGATAACGTGGACAAAGTTTTTACGCAGGAGTCAAAACTTTCTCGATTTGTTTTAACgttgaaattttttagattCTCTGGTATTGGAATGCCACACCGAAAGAGAAGGCAGAATAAACCcgaaacaattttaaacaacTGTTTCTCTGAAATGCAATTGCCGAAATTTTAGGAACAAAATATACAATTGGGTTATTCATGGAATGATTTTTACtgaaatatacagtatagcgCGTACATGACTAGTTTTTGTGATTCGCTTGTGATAAAAGTAAATGTTTCTTCGAATGAACGGCTGCCATCAACAAATACCCTCACTGTCTCTGACACCAACTGATGATGAGGCTTTGAGGGATAAGTCCGTCGCTTTAGCCGCTGCactttttgattgttttatttaatttcgTTGATTTTAACATGagcaatttgaatttttttccaCGAAGCACTGCTACCGTTGTTTTTTAAACTCTAGCGGTCTAGctaatgttttgcaatgtggaaTCTAGTAGACCAGatcaattttgtttattcagTACTTTTAGCAAGTAATCGTTGTTTACGTTTGATCCGAAATAAATTTGACCTTGgttttgcaaaatactttTGCAAGGAAAAATGCGAGCAAATTACCGCGACAGCGCTCGCGAGTCGCCGCAGAAATTTTCACTAAAAAGACAAAATGGCTGTCGACGCGCTCGAAAGATTCATTCCGATGCTgctttattacaaaataataacatacTGATTTTTGATGCTtctttacataaaaactaaaattgcaAAGAAAAACGATTAATTGGCTGAAGTATTAATAATTTGgttaaaacacaaaacttacGCTTTTGACAATCCAGTAAATTTGCGTTGTTAAGATAGGGTTGAGGCAAAACTGCTGTGTAAGAGCAGCTGTCAGAGCCGTCGTTATTAACTGCTGTCATTCATCGGCTGGATTCTTTTATTCAATTGCCTTGTGCACGTGGCCATCGTTATCGAACAATTGAAAGTGGTTTGCATCTGACCTTCGAAACGCCGGGTGGTGAAAACGTAGTAAAAGTGCAACACAAAGGAGATATATCCGAGTCCCATTGTGCTAACATAAAGAGCCGTTTGTAACTAAATAAAGGATGAATTGTGACGACATAAAAGCCAAATTGTGACTAGATAAAAGAAGTATGATTTGATTTCACGTTCGATGCCACTTTAGAGACAATTGTCCATTCAGCTTCTTTAGATCTGAGAACGATTCAAGTCTAACTCGTGTAACCCCGGTCCTTTTGTCCTAAACGCTCGTAATGTCTCCCGTGCATTGTATAAGGTCCCATTATACTGGTGCCGTCAATGGGAATTGTACCCCCCTTTTCGTTCCTTCCCAGGCTGTCAAAACAAGTTTGATGGAAGAATAAAAAATCTGCTGAAAAATTCGTCACTTGCCAGGCTAGGCACTATTTATTGCTGCGTGCCTGCTAGCATTGGCCCGCATAAGCGCAAGCAGCCATACCAAGACCTGCAATCATTCCTTCCAGGCTGTGAAAGACATTTCTGACACAGGGTGTTTATTAAAACGAAGATCTATCGGCCTTGAACGATTTTTTAGAAGGAATGGTGGTTTGTGCGCTGGCCATGTGTTCACTGTAGTCATTTTCACATTTCTAGCTGATTTTGTGTACGAGTTTTGAGCTATCTTACTTGCGAATTGCGGTTTTCAGCTATGCTCTGTAAAAAATCGTAAATAACCAACGAAGCAACGCTTTCTGCATACAGTAGTGACTggataaacataaaaatgaaaaaagcttttaacTTTCTTCAAGGCCGTTTCTGCCAATGGTCCGTGTTTTATACCATTCGGTCATAAGTCACATTTCGGTATTCTTAAGATTAAATTGTCTCAGATTGAATCGATTTCAAAATTCTGATCTCACGGCAAATTTACATTAACATTGGAATCCTGACGAATTACTATCACGTGTCTGTTGCTAGGCGACCGTGTGCGGTTCGTCAGCAGAATGCTTGGTCAAATAGCAAGACAGTTTTTGGAAGGATCACGTCTCGGCGGGTGTCCTTTTGTTCTACGGGTCGCGCTCTTTGCCAAGAAGTTTCAAGACAAATTAAAGTGTCTGAAACAGCGGGTGTCTTTTCGTGGTCTAAACTCCATCCCACAAAAACTGTGCTTACTTGAACTACGCGCCAGATAACACTCACAAAACCAAATGCTATTTTGCTAAATACTGtatttttgaagattttaCCGTTTTAACATGTTATAAACTAAAGCCCTTGGTTTTAAATGgtattttgcttattttaaaCCAAACTGTAAGAGCCCACACCATGACTATATTTCTTAATGCTATACCTTTTCTATGTATTTGACTACATATATATTCTCGTTTATGTAGGTAGACCTTGTTTAAAAAAGCACACTTTTACCTTTGCAAACATCGAAAAGATTTTGACTTGGATTAAAATCTATACCCAACCCAAAACGACGGAAGATTGTGTTCGAAATGCCTTTTGGAGAACATTTCTATTTGAAATTGTTGTAACAGGAAGATGAATTGTAAGCTTGCTGAAGGCAGGTGCATGGCTGATACTGCAGTGTGAGGAAGCGTCATAATATCCACCCATCTCAGTTGACCTCCATCCTTGTCGAGTCGCGCAGGTGACAAATCGtctattgtgacatcacaaaaatCGAACAGTGGTTTTTCGATAATCAATTTCTGGCCGTAAAGAACAACAAAACCTCATATATTTTGTTCGGAAAAGAGCGATGTGTTTTCGGTACGAAGTTATTTTGAATTCTGGCgtacataaaaacaaatgtaGATGCGCGTAAATATTAAAGTAAAACGGCCAAGGTGGCAACGGTATACCTGAATATATACTGCGAAGGTTTTAACCCAAGACAGACTTGCTCCCGGGTGGGTATATA of the Clavelina lepadiformis chromosome 7, kaClaLepa1.1, whole genome shotgun sequence genome contains:
- the LOC143465830 gene encoding mannose-P-dolichol utilization defect 1 protein-like, producing the protein MLFKQIMNVFMSDECYHLYFVDFNFFDGPCFSAVLSKLLGYAIVLGAVLVKVPQIQKIVSAGSALGVSFFALLLELYAVTSMFSYSLAREFPFSTWGDSFFLLIQNVIIGFLIQYYNGKTATGAVFIGMLAIIVYVLASGLTPLRYLATLQAANMPAVVVSKLVQAFDNYKNGHTGQLSVITVFLLFNGSLARIFTSIQETGDNLIILNYVVSSICNGIIGLQILWYWNATPKEKAE